One segment of Streptomyces sp. NA02950 DNA contains the following:
- a CDS encoding molybdopterin oxidoreductase family protein has translation MHDRVAAVPTHCPYCALQCGTWLSRRAGGPGASGGPQEVAVRPSDFPSNQGGLCRKGWTAPALLSAPDRLLTPLVRGGDGQLAPADWDTALDTVAARLQRVRDAHGPDAVGAFGGGGLTNEKVYLLGKFARLALGTSQIDYNGRFCMSSAAVAGNAAFGLDRGLPFPVTDLAKAGAVLLAGANPAETMPPLMRHLDGAELIVIDPRRTRTAERAALHLQPAPGTDLALALALLHAAVAGGHLDKPYVDERTTGYDAAWRRAVAWWPEHAERVTGVPAADMYQAVRMLAEAERAYVLTGRGVEQHSTGTDTAAAFINLALALGLPGREGSGYGCLTGQGNGQGGREHGQKADQLPGYRTITAPEARAHVAQVWGVDPASLPGPGRSAYELLDALGTETGPRALLVFGSNPVVSAPHAAHVTERLAALELLVVADFVPSETARLADVVLPVTQWAEEEGTMTSLEGRVLRRRALLDPPPGVRSDLEVLHGLATRLGEPGHRYPTVPREVFDELRAASRGGTADYSGITYGRLDAGEALYWPCPDTTGAGTPRLFLERFAHPDGRARFAEVEHRDPAGTTTADRPLYATTGRVLAHYQSGAQTRRIPELREAAPEPFVEVHPDTAARAGLDDGALALVSSASGRTVARVRLDGTMRTDTVFLPFHFAGRGRANLLTGPALDPRSGMPGFKVSAVRIEPWAGPE, from the coding sequence GTGCATGACCGCGTCGCAGCAGTGCCGACGCACTGCCCGTACTGCGCCCTGCAATGCGGCACGTGGCTGAGCCGCCGTGCGGGCGGGCCGGGCGCATCCGGCGGGCCGCAGGAGGTGGCGGTGCGCCCGTCCGACTTCCCGTCCAACCAGGGCGGCCTGTGCCGCAAGGGGTGGACGGCTCCCGCGCTGCTGTCGGCCCCCGACCGGCTGTTGACGCCCCTCGTGCGCGGCGGTGACGGGCAACTCGCCCCGGCGGACTGGGACACGGCTCTGGACACGGTGGCCGCCCGTCTCCAGCGCGTCCGGGACGCCCACGGCCCGGACGCGGTCGGTGCATTCGGTGGGGGCGGTCTCACCAACGAGAAGGTGTATCTGCTGGGCAAGTTCGCCCGGCTGGCGCTCGGCACCAGCCAGATCGACTACAACGGCCGGTTCTGCATGTCCTCGGCCGCCGTCGCGGGGAACGCCGCCTTCGGCCTCGACCGGGGCCTGCCCTTCCCCGTCACCGACCTGGCCAAGGCGGGTGCGGTCCTCCTCGCGGGCGCCAATCCGGCCGAGACCATGCCACCGCTGATGCGCCACCTGGACGGTGCCGAACTGATCGTCATCGACCCGCGTCGTACCCGGACCGCCGAACGGGCCGCCCTCCACCTCCAGCCCGCGCCCGGCACCGACCTCGCGCTGGCGCTGGCCCTGCTGCATGCGGCAGTCGCCGGCGGACACCTCGACAAGCCCTACGTGGACGAGCGCACCACCGGCTACGACGCCGCCTGGCGGCGCGCCGTGGCCTGGTGGCCCGAGCACGCCGAGCGCGTCACGGGAGTACCGGCCGCCGACATGTACCAGGCCGTGCGGATGCTGGCTGAGGCGGAACGTGCGTATGTGCTCACCGGGCGCGGCGTCGAGCAGCACAGCACGGGCACCGACACGGCCGCCGCCTTCATCAACCTCGCCCTGGCACTCGGTCTGCCGGGCCGCGAGGGCAGCGGTTACGGCTGCCTCACGGGGCAGGGCAACGGCCAGGGCGGGCGCGAGCACGGTCAGAAGGCCGACCAGCTCCCCGGCTACCGCACGATCACCGCCCCGGAGGCACGGGCCCATGTCGCACAGGTCTGGGGCGTGGACCCGGCGTCGCTGCCGGGCCCGGGCCGCAGCGCATACGAACTCCTCGACGCGCTGGGGACGGAGACCGGGCCGCGTGCGCTACTGGTCTTCGGCTCCAATCCGGTCGTGTCCGCCCCGCACGCCGCCCATGTCACCGAACGGCTGGCCGCCCTGGAGCTGCTGGTGGTGGCCGACTTCGTGCCGTCGGAGACCGCGCGGCTGGCCGATGTGGTGCTGCCGGTGACCCAGTGGGCCGAGGAGGAGGGCACCATGACCAGTCTCGAGGGCCGGGTGCTGCGACGCCGTGCCCTGCTGGACCCGCCGCCGGGCGTACGCAGCGACCTGGAGGTCCTGCACGGACTCGCCACCCGCCTCGGCGAGCCGGGCCACCGGTATCCCACCGTCCCCCGGGAGGTCTTCGACGAGCTGCGCGCGGCCTCGCGCGGCGGCACGGCCGACTACTCCGGCATCACCTACGGCCGGCTCGACGCGGGCGAGGCGCTGTACTGGCCGTGCCCGGACACCACCGGTGCCGGGACGCCGCGGCTGTTCCTGGAACGGTTCGCGCATCCGGACGGGCGGGCGCGGTTCGCCGAGGTGGAGCACCGCGACCCCGCCGGGACAACCACGGCCGACCGCCCCCTGTACGCCACCACCGGGCGCGTGCTCGCGCACTACCAGTCCGGGGCACAGACACGCCGCATCCCCGAACTGCGCGAGGCCGCGCCCGAGCCCTTCGTCGAGGTGCACCCCGACACCGCCGCCCGCGCCGGGCTGGACGACGGCGCGCTCGCGCTGGTCAGCTCCGCGAGCGGCCGCACGGTCGCGCGAGTACGCCTGGACGGGACGATGCGCACCGACACCGTCTTCCTCCCCTTCCACTTCGCGGGGCGTGGCCGTGCCAACCTGCTGACCGGTCCCGCCCTCGACCCGCGCAGCGGCATGCCCGGGTTCAAGGTGTCCGCGGTACGCATCGAGCCCTGGGCGGGGCCGGAGTGA
- a CDS encoding MFS transporter translates to MTARAAPTARGSRWIRDWDPEDEEAWERGGQRIAHRNLALSVLSEHIGFSVWSLWSVLVLFMSPENGFTCGPGEKFLLMVVPTLVGSVLRLPYAYAVTRFGGRNWTVFSSALLLVPTASALYFVQRPGTPLWVFLLIGATAGVGGGTFASSMTNIAAFFPRPRQGWALGLNAGGGNLGVAVVQLVGLLVVSTAGSAHPSYVVAVYLPLIVLATLLAARWMDNVDAVRAEPGTQREALACADTWWISLLYIGTFGSFIGYGFAFGLVLQNQFGSTPLEAAGYTFLGPLLGSLSRPLGGWLADRFGGAEVTLWNFAGMGAGTVVLLEASRRGSFGLFLAGFTALFVLSGTGNGSTYKMIPAVFARRAENAVTSGEDAARAFAEARGLSGAVIAIAGAAGALGGVGVNLAFRTSYGGGSASGDPAFLAFLGYYAVCAAVTWAVYLRRGRRGTTAHTSLPQETTRA, encoded by the coding sequence ATGACCGCTCGTGCCGCCCCTACCGCCCGCGGGTCACGCTGGATCAGGGACTGGGATCCGGAGGACGAGGAGGCCTGGGAGCGGGGCGGGCAGCGGATCGCCCACCGCAACCTGGCTCTGTCGGTCCTCTCCGAGCACATCGGGTTCTCCGTCTGGAGCCTGTGGTCGGTACTCGTTCTGTTCATGTCCCCCGAGAACGGTTTCACCTGCGGGCCCGGCGAGAAGTTCCTCCTGATGGTCGTCCCGACGTTGGTGGGCTCGGTGCTGCGGCTGCCGTACGCCTACGCGGTGACCCGCTTCGGCGGCCGGAACTGGACCGTGTTCTCCTCGGCACTGCTGCTCGTCCCCACCGCGTCGGCGCTGTACTTCGTGCAGCGTCCTGGCACCCCCCTGTGGGTGTTTCTGCTGATCGGTGCGACGGCGGGCGTGGGCGGCGGCACCTTCGCCTCGTCGATGACGAACATCGCCGCCTTCTTCCCGCGGCCCCGCCAGGGCTGGGCTCTCGGGCTCAACGCCGGCGGCGGCAACCTGGGGGTCGCGGTGGTCCAGCTCGTCGGCCTGCTGGTCGTCTCCACCGCGGGCAGCGCTCATCCGTCGTACGTGGTGGCGGTCTACCTGCCGTTGATCGTGCTCGCCACGCTGCTGGCCGCGCGGTGGATGGACAACGTGGACGCCGTACGCGCGGAGCCGGGCACCCAGCGGGAGGCTCTCGCCTGTGCCGATACGTGGTGGATCTCGCTGCTGTACATCGGCACCTTCGGCTCCTTCATCGGCTACGGCTTCGCCTTCGGCCTCGTGCTGCAGAACCAGTTCGGCTCCACCCCGCTGGAAGCGGCCGGCTACACCTTCCTGGGGCCGCTGCTGGGCTCCCTCTCCCGTCCTCTCGGCGGGTGGCTCGCCGACCGTTTCGGCGGGGCCGAGGTGACCCTTTGGAACTTCGCCGGGATGGGCGCGGGGACGGTCGTCCTGCTGGAGGCCTCGCGGCGGGGCTCCTTCGGCCTGTTCCTCGCCGGGTTCACGGCGCTGTTCGTCCTCAGCGGGACTGGCAACGGCTCGACGTACAAGATGATCCCGGCCGTCTTCGCCCGGCGGGCCGAGAACGCGGTCACCTCGGGCGAGGACGCCGCACGCGCCTTCGCCGAGGCCCGCGGGCTCTCCGGCGCGGTGATCGCCATCGCCGGAGCGGCCGGCGCGCTCGGCGGGGTCGGCGTCAACCTGGCCTTCCGCACCTCCTACGGCGGCGGATCCGCCTCGGGGGACCCGGCGTTCCTCGCCTTCCTCGGCTATTACGCGGTGTGTGCGGCGGTGACGTGGGCGGTCTACCTCCGACGTGGGCGCCGGGGCACCACGGCACACACGTCCCTACCCCAGGAGACCACTCGTGCATGA
- a CDS encoding class I adenylate-forming enzyme family protein: protein MFLQRIGNRGIRLGTLFDRAAARRPGNLVILDHELDIAPEKGRRMTLTEVADLVDDFASRLWAMRVRPGEHVVVHKSDGFDISLLACSIARIGAVPVLLSPKLDGATVAELLRRVNRPYLVTDQAKLESDLPEEVFGLSERVLLASGSHERATELAELAGVVRTAPVPMPPDHPTLITHTSGTTGIPKLAVHTGRTFQARYRPQAVVVSAVRKREPVAIHVSFVHSRMFTAMPISVLQGHPVIILKHDEPETVSDLFAQVPPGLIEAHPNTFLRWEGLADDPRRPLANVRYFSSTFDAIHPRTVHRLLGASHRRMPLFAQAYGQSEVGPIAARAYTRKRGAEADGRCVGSSFPGMTAVRVVSRDGSPPAKSNPGYIEVRSDGRIVTYLGEHERWEKQVDDGWWRMGDLGYRTKWGCLHLLDREVDEIPGVRSTLEIEDKLFARLPELVEVIIIPDGDGRPVPVVSTRDDEPLDQDAWKSAVVDLPDLAEPVQWRLRDLPQTATTKIKRLELARLLMSGGEAG, encoded by the coding sequence ATGTTTTTGCAGCGCATTGGCAACAGGGGAATCAGGCTGGGAACGCTTTTCGACCGGGCCGCGGCCCGCCGTCCGGGGAATCTGGTGATCCTCGACCACGAGCTGGACATCGCCCCGGAGAAGGGACGCCGCATGACGCTGACGGAGGTGGCGGATCTGGTCGACGACTTCGCCTCCCGTCTGTGGGCCATGAGGGTCCGCCCCGGGGAGCACGTGGTCGTCCACAAGAGCGACGGCTTCGACATCTCCCTCCTCGCCTGCTCCATCGCGCGGATCGGCGCCGTGCCCGTGCTGTTGTCGCCGAAGCTGGACGGGGCGACCGTCGCCGAGCTGCTGCGCCGCGTGAACCGGCCGTATCTCGTGACAGACCAGGCCAAGCTGGAGTCGGACCTGCCGGAGGAGGTCTTCGGCCTGTCCGAGCGCGTGCTCCTGGCCTCGGGCAGCCATGAGCGCGCCACGGAGCTGGCAGAACTGGCGGGCGTCGTACGGACGGCGCCCGTGCCCATGCCTCCGGACCATCCCACCCTGATCACGCACACGTCCGGGACCACCGGCATCCCGAAGCTGGCCGTGCACACGGGCCGCACCTTCCAGGCGCGCTACCGCCCTCAGGCGGTCGTGGTCTCCGCCGTCAGGAAGCGGGAGCCGGTCGCGATCCATGTGTCGTTCGTGCACTCCCGGATGTTCACCGCGATGCCGATCTCCGTGCTCCAAGGGCATCCGGTCATCATCCTCAAGCACGACGAGCCGGAGACGGTGAGCGATCTCTTCGCGCAGGTGCCACCGGGCCTGATCGAGGCGCATCCCAACACCTTCCTGCGGTGGGAGGGGCTGGCGGACGACCCGCGCCGTCCGCTGGCGAACGTGCGGTACTTCAGCAGCACCTTCGACGCCATCCACCCGCGTACCGTGCACCGGCTCCTGGGTGCGTCACACCGCCGGATGCCGCTGTTCGCCCAGGCGTACGGGCAGAGCGAAGTCGGGCCGATCGCCGCCCGCGCCTATACGAGGAAGCGCGGTGCGGAGGCCGACGGCCGCTGCGTCGGCTCCTCGTTCCCCGGCATGACCGCCGTGCGGGTGGTCAGCCGCGACGGTAGCCCGCCGGCCAAGTCGAACCCCGGATACATCGAGGTACGCAGCGACGGGCGCATCGTGACCTACCTCGGTGAGCACGAGCGCTGGGAGAAACAGGTCGACGACGGCTGGTGGCGCATGGGCGACCTGGGCTACCGCACCAAATGGGGGTGTCTGCACCTGCTCGACCGTGAGGTCGACGAGATCCCCGGCGTCCGGAGCACCCTGGAGATCGAGGACAAGCTTTTCGCGCGTTTGCCCGAACTCGTCGAGGTCATCATCATCCCGGACGGCGACGGCAGGCCCGTGCCCGTGGTGAGCACCCGGGACGACGAGCCGCTGGACCAGGACGCGTGGAAGTCCGCCGTGGTGGACCTGCCGGACCTGGCCGAACCCGTGCAGTGGCGCCTGCGGGACCTGCCGCAGACCGCCACCACGAAGATCAAGCGTCTGGAGCTGGCCCGGCTGCTGATGTCGGGAGGAGAGGCGGGGTGA
- a CDS encoding SRPBCC family protein, with protein MEISVIDNSPLFEVRASAHVSVAPNDIYAVVSDLSRSGEWSPECQGGAWVSGEPSTVGALFRGRNFRPQDVVGWAPLVRGTWYTQARVVAAEPGRTFRWMMLSHACEDQESIWGFDIEPADGGSLLTHHFRMGKATAGIHKIVAKLDETARKKFIDDWTAKLERDLKETLKRIKDISEQR; from the coding sequence ATGGAAATCTCAGTCATCGACAACTCGCCTCTTTTCGAAGTGCGGGCCAGCGCCCACGTTTCGGTCGCGCCGAACGATATCTACGCGGTGGTCAGTGATCTGTCGCGCAGCGGCGAGTGGAGCCCGGAATGTCAGGGGGGCGCATGGGTTTCCGGCGAACCCTCGACCGTGGGTGCCCTCTTCCGCGGCAGGAACTTCCGCCCCCAGGACGTGGTGGGCTGGGCGCCGCTGGTGCGGGGCACCTGGTACACGCAGGCCCGGGTCGTCGCCGCCGAGCCGGGGCGCACCTTCCGCTGGATGATGCTCAGCCACGCATGCGAGGACCAGGAGAGCATCTGGGGATTCGACATCGAGCCCGCGGACGGCGGTTCCCTGCTGACCCATCACTTCCGCATGGGCAAGGCCACCGCGGGAATTCACAAGATCGTGGCGAAGCTGGACGAGACGGCCCGCAAGAAGTTCATCGACGACTGGACGGCCAAATTGGAGCGGGACCTCAAGGAGACGCTCAAGCGGATCAAGGACATCTCCGAACAGCGCTGA
- a CDS encoding NADPH:quinone reductase — protein sequence MLAAYVERLGPPDVIRYGRLPAPRPGPTDVLVDVAVTAVNHVDTFVRSGAWRTPLGFPFVIGRDLAGTVAAVSPGTPGFAVGDRVWCNSLGHGGRQGAAAEQAVVPADRLYHLPDRVDPADAVAVAHPAATAYLALFTHGRLRAGETVVVLGGGGNVGSALIVMAARAGARVVTTANARDTGRCRALGAAEAVDYRAPDVPGCLRDACPNGADLYIDTYGGNDLTGAVNLLAPRGRVILLAGLRTRRELPIGPLYVKDCSITGFAISRAAVTELAEAAGAVNRLLADGSLRPPLTELLPLSAAAEAHRRLEAGGVRGKIILRNPGADS from the coding sequence ATGCTCGCTGCCTACGTCGAACGACTCGGCCCACCGGATGTCATCCGCTACGGCCGACTGCCCGCCCCGCGGCCGGGGCCGACGGACGTACTCGTCGACGTCGCGGTCACCGCGGTCAACCATGTGGACACCTTCGTACGTTCGGGGGCCTGGCGCACTCCGCTGGGGTTCCCCTTCGTGATCGGGAGGGATCTGGCCGGGACCGTGGCGGCTGTCTCCCCCGGCACCCCGGGCTTCGCTGTCGGCGACCGCGTGTGGTGCAACAGCCTCGGCCACGGCGGGCGGCAAGGGGCCGCCGCCGAGCAGGCGGTCGTACCGGCCGACCGGCTCTACCACCTTCCCGACCGGGTGGATCCCGCCGACGCCGTCGCGGTCGCGCACCCGGCAGCCACCGCCTACCTGGCCCTGTTCACCCATGGCCGACTGCGCGCCGGGGAGACCGTGGTCGTCCTCGGCGGCGGCGGGAACGTGGGGAGTGCGCTCATCGTGATGGCCGCCCGGGCCGGGGCGCGGGTCGTCACCACCGCGAACGCCCGGGACACGGGCCGCTGCCGTGCCCTGGGCGCGGCCGAGGCCGTCGACTACCGGGCCCCCGACGTCCCCGGATGCCTGCGGGACGCCTGCCCGAACGGCGCGGACCTCTATATCGACACCTACGGGGGGAACGACCTGACCGGCGCGGTCAATCTGCTGGCACCGCGCGGGCGCGTGATCCTGCTCGCCGGGTTGCGCACCCGGCGCGAGCTGCCCATAGGGCCGCTCTACGTCAAGGACTGTTCGATCACGGGCTTCGCCATCTCGCGGGCCGCCGTCACCGAACTCGCCGAGGCGGCCGGTGCCGTCAACCGGCTGCTCGCTGACGGCTCTCTGCGTCCACCGCTCACCGAGCTCCTGCCGCTGAGTGCCGCTGCCGAGGCGCACCGCCGCCTCGAAGCAGGCGGGGTACGCGGCAAAATCATTCTCCGCAACCCGGGTGCGGATTCCTGA
- a CDS encoding cation:proton antiporter codes for MSERLSRSLGTQRRRRLGAVVGTVVLPLALIIWVSALVDERPTAGSPNALPNPVLDTTGHFLLGVAVVLAASYLMGACSACLGQPKVIGEIAAGIALGPSLLGSLSPGAASWLFPPAVSPMLNGLAQLGLILFMFGVGQELGSMRFRGATQQALLVSQASLLVPLAGGTLAAVPLTDRFMGEGAHPVSFVLFVGCALSITALPVLARILSDLDITHTRPGRLSLFVAAVGDAGSWLLLAVVLALAHGSDFSGVLLSTMAALAATGLFLGPLRQFLATWRDGTRQGLETPTVSCLLVIGIATTATLTAAIGIHQLIGALLVGLIWPTRHRDAEAAATPLAATAKTILLPFFFLSFGLGTDFSALHFDTEAVVVLCVLLMVAITAKIVGAGLCARLTGMARPDALTLGVLLNSRGLTELVVLQIGSEAHIINQHLLGILTIVALATTVMTTPVLRLITRRPREDRVDEGPRMSDDRPLTALGDARAGEDSRPPTA; via the coding sequence ATGTCGGAAAGGCTGTCCCGCAGCTTGGGTACCCAGCGCCGGCGCCGACTGGGTGCCGTCGTCGGCACCGTCGTGCTGCCACTCGCGTTGATCATCTGGGTCTCGGCCCTGGTGGATGAGAGACCAACGGCCGGCTCGCCCAACGCCCTGCCGAATCCGGTACTGGACACCACCGGCCACTTCCTGCTCGGCGTGGCTGTCGTCCTCGCCGCTTCGTACCTGATGGGGGCATGCTCCGCATGTCTTGGACAGCCAAAGGTCATCGGCGAGATAGCCGCCGGAATCGCCCTCGGCCCCTCGCTCCTCGGCTCCCTCAGTCCCGGTGCCGCGAGCTGGCTCTTTCCTCCGGCGGTGTCGCCCATGCTGAACGGCCTCGCCCAGCTGGGACTCATTCTCTTCATGTTCGGTGTCGGACAGGAACTCGGCTCCATGCGGTTCCGCGGAGCGACACAGCAAGCCCTGCTGGTCAGTCAGGCATCCTTGCTGGTGCCGCTCGCCGGCGGCACGCTCGCTGCCGTCCCGCTGACGGATCGTTTCATGGGCGAGGGCGCTCACCCCGTATCGTTCGTCCTCTTCGTCGGCTGCGCGCTCAGCATCACGGCCCTACCCGTTCTGGCCCGCATCCTCAGTGACCTGGATATCACGCATACGCGTCCGGGCCGGCTCAGCCTCTTCGTGGCGGCAGTCGGCGATGCGGGCAGCTGGCTGCTGCTCGCCGTCGTCCTCGCGCTCGCCCATGGTTCCGACTTCTCCGGTGTGCTCCTCAGCACCATGGCAGCCCTCGCGGCCACCGGTCTCTTTCTCGGACCCCTACGCCAGTTCCTCGCCACGTGGCGTGACGGCACTCGGCAGGGCCTTGAGACGCCGACGGTGTCGTGCCTGCTGGTCATCGGTATAGCGACGACCGCCACCCTGACGGCCGCCATCGGTATCCACCAGCTCATCGGCGCCCTGCTGGTCGGGCTGATCTGGCCCACCAGGCACCGGGATGCCGAGGCTGCGGCGACCCCGCTGGCGGCGACCGCAAAGACCATCCTGCTGCCCTTCTTCTTCCTGAGCTTCGGCCTCGGAACGGACTTCAGCGCACTGCACTTCGATACCGAAGCCGTAGTCGTGCTGTGCGTGCTGCTGATGGTGGCCATCACCGCAAAGATCGTCGGCGCCGGCCTGTGCGCCCGGCTGACGGGAATGGCACGGCCCGATGCACTGACCCTCGGTGTTCTTCTCAACTCCCGTGGTCTCACGGAGCTGGTCGTGCTGCAGATCGGCTCTGAAGCCCACATCATCAACCAGCACCTGCTGGGAATCCTCACGATCGTCGCCCTGGCCACCACCGTCATGACCACACCTGTGCTCAGACTGATCACCCGCCGGCCCCGTGAGGACCGCGTGGACGAGGGACCACGGATGAGCGATGACCGCCCTCTGACTGCTCTCGGGGATGCCCGGGCGGGTGAAGACAGTCGCCCGCCAACCGCCTGA
- a CDS encoding NAD(P)/FAD-dependent oxidoreductase encodes MTDQHTQAMTTEPDILIMGGGVTANLLAAYFRKYVPDLSVVIVRPRDSTRPIVGESTIEITTRVMQDLGLSRMLVEKHFPKYGLTYYYKRNLKDPTDPVYYTSEPANIPPFPAFQLNRFVFDRDLEQINIEGGVRVTNGRVREVSVGEGAARHRTKVQLDEGDEIELSSRWLVDATGRSRVLGRALHLHTPDEHGQRDVFWMRVSNFDEGLLRDIPSVKKENRSFDSYYATHHFMGKGNWIWAIPMRTDEHENLISIGIIYRPDIYPHTIRNAEDFDKYVAEEHPAVADLVRSGTVEDTNRYRKYMYTSRQRYSANGWFCIGDAADSVDPLYSTGLALSSVQATQITELITRQRNGTCGPDFASDLDRAFEVFHHTAQNDITRLYEVMDQPLTCALWQHLGFITHHYVVAPFVLSGYLCDPVGAKLWSRLVGAELAGRGLNPMKRLVQQAAARDGLDLRSELPRLQSGFALNFRFFEWAREEDMARSLARMHRYLVGFRLRMMRHAGWSNLSMDQLGELARDAAAGSLLPLLFEGRKVRSSQLVARWLGVRGPVEHTTRRV; translated from the coding sequence ATGACCGATCAGCACACGCAAGCCATGACGACCGAACCCGATATCCTCATCATGGGCGGGGGAGTCACGGCCAATCTGCTTGCAGCATACTTCCGCAAGTACGTACCCGACCTCTCAGTGGTCATCGTGCGGCCCAGGGACAGTACGCGGCCGATCGTCGGGGAGTCCACGATCGAGATCACTACCCGGGTCATGCAGGACCTCGGCCTCTCCCGGATGCTGGTGGAAAAACATTTTCCCAAGTACGGACTGACATACTACTACAAGCGGAACCTCAAGGACCCTACCGACCCGGTCTACTACACCAGCGAACCGGCGAACATTCCGCCGTTCCCCGCCTTTCAGCTCAATCGGTTTGTCTTCGACCGTGATCTGGAGCAGATCAATATCGAGGGCGGCGTCCGCGTCACGAACGGCCGGGTCCGTGAGGTCTCCGTGGGGGAGGGTGCTGCCCGGCACCGGACCAAGGTCCAGCTTGATGAGGGCGACGAGATCGAACTGTCAAGCCGCTGGCTGGTTGACGCGACGGGCCGCTCCCGCGTTCTCGGACGCGCCCTCCACCTCCACACTCCAGATGAGCACGGGCAGCGCGATGTGTTCTGGATGCGGGTTTCGAACTTCGACGAAGGACTGCTGCGGGATATCCCGTCAGTGAAGAAGGAGAACCGCTCCTTCGACTCCTACTATGCGACCCACCACTTCATGGGCAAGGGCAACTGGATCTGGGCGATTCCGATGCGCACCGACGAACACGAGAACCTGATCAGCATCGGAATCATCTACCGGCCGGACATCTATCCACACACCATCAGGAACGCGGAGGATTTTGATAAGTACGTGGCCGAGGAGCATCCAGCCGTCGCCGATCTGGTGCGCAGCGGCACGGTGGAGGACACCAACAGGTACCGCAAGTACATGTACACCTCGCGCCAGCGTTACTCCGCCAACGGCTGGTTCTGCATCGGGGACGCGGCCGACAGCGTCGACCCCCTTTACAGCACCGGTTTGGCACTTTCCTCCGTACAGGCCACGCAGATCACCGAATTGATTACCCGGCAGCGGAACGGTACCTGTGGTCCCGATTTCGCCAGCGACCTCGACCGCGCGTTCGAGGTTTTCCACCACACCGCGCAGAACGACATCACCCGGTTGTACGAGGTGATGGACCAGCCGCTCACCTGTGCCCTGTGGCAGCATCTGGGATTCATCACACACCACTACGTCGTGGCACCGTTCGTCCTCTCCGGCTATCTCTGTGATCCGGTGGGGGCCAAGTTGTGGAGCCGACTGGTCGGCGCAGAGCTGGCGGGCCGTGGACTGAACCCGATGAAGCGTCTGGTGCAGCAGGCGGCTGCGCGGGACGGTCTCGATCTGCGGTCCGAACTCCCCCGGCTGCAATCGGGCTTTGCCCTCAATTTCCGTTTCTTCGAGTGGGCCCGGGAAGAGGACATGGCCCGTTCGCTGGCCAGAATGCACCGGTACCTGGTCGGGTTCCGGCTGCGCATGATGCGGCACGCCGGCTGGAGCAATCTGTCGATGGACCAGCTCGGCGAGCTTGCTCGGGACGCGGCGGCCGGTTCGTTGCTTCCCCTGCTGTTCGAAGGCCGCAAGGTACGCAGCAGTCAGCTCGTGGCCCGGTGGCTGGGTGTGCGCGGCCCGGTGGAACACACCACCCGGCGGGTCTAG